The sequence GTGTTGCCACTTTGATTATCTTGGCTTACACTTTGGCCTTCATAGAGAGCATAATCAGTGTATGGGCATGGTTTCCACACTGAAATATAACCGCTGGTACCGTTAAAGTCAGATGCGTCAAATGTTTCATTCAATGTTGATAAGTAAGTAGTGTTGCTGTATGAGGGGTATGAACCTGTGGGAACCGGAGTCCACACATATCCGGAAGCATTTATTGTGATCGATAGATTGGCTAAGGAATCCATAGTTCCGTTCACTGCTATCATGAGTATTCCATCGTCGTCCCAACCTCTACCACCAGTATCACTCATAAAAAAGGTACCAGAATTATCATTAGTTTGTGTTACAGTTCCTGCTGAAGTTCCAGTATTGGGGGCTATGTGTAATGCATTTAAGCCTTGCCCTGGATTTTGGTTTGTACTGAAGAAGTTGTAAGTGTTATCTCCATTAATGTTAAATCTGACTCCAAGATCATTTGCCACAACTAAATTGACGTTCTTATTCGTAGATATTGAAGAGTATGCACTTGCGGATCCTATTGTAGCCATAATTAGGCATATAAAAACAATAGGAATCACCATATTCGATTTTTTAATTTTTCCCATATTTTTTTCACCTCTTTCTATTGCATCGAAGTGTGATCACATTGTATTCGACAGTGCTGGTTTATTTCTTATTAATATTTATACTTTGTTATAATAATTTAATACCTTTTCAATGAAAAAAAACGGATTTTCAGTTTTAAATCCTAATATTAGTATTTATAATTAAAATTAAAAGTTATAAATGGTTTATAATGAATATTAAATATTTAAAATATGTTATAAATGATTTTTAAGTTGTTTTTGAAGGTTTTTAAAAATAGGTGTTACAGGTTAAAATGCACGTTCATGGGATGATTTTATGATAAAATTGGAACTTAAAAAAATGTTTTTTTTGGATATAATTCAATTAAAAATATTATAAGAAGATTTAATATCCTATTTTAGATTATTTTTAATATTAATGCAATTTAACCATTTAAAATCCGTAATAAGGTTTCAAATCCTGGTAATTTTCCCTTAAACTTAAAATTCCTAAAATATCCCTTCGATATGTTTATTAATACATATTGACTAAACCTAAATCTGGTCAGATCAAAACATGACCTTTTCAAAAATGAATTTGAAGCAATAAACAAAGGAAACAATACACAAAGCATCATAAAGGTGGTGAGATATTATGAAACTGAGTTAGCATCCACAGATTCGCCCATTTCAACACGTTTATTAACTCATATCGCATAATAAAATTTAGCTTATAATATATAGAAGAAGATCTAGTTCATAAAAAGAACCTTCATCTTTTTAACCAAAGTTACAGGTTGTAAAATCCATGAAATCTATCAAAAATCCCAAGGTAATCGTATTAATAGTAATTGCAGTTTTAGCTGTTATCGGTGTGGTTGTAGTGGCCACGGCTTACACTGGACAGGGGTCCAATTCAGGAGGCCAGTTCACTGACATGTTGGGAAGGAGTGTTGACATGCCTGCATCGGTCAGCAAGGTCTACTCCCTCAGTGCCACATCCACAGTCCTGCTCTACATGCTGGCCCCTGAGAAGATGGTTGGCTGGGACTCCCAGAGATCCGAATCCCAGAACACTTACATGTCCCAGGAGTACAGCAGCCTTCCAGTTCTCGGAGGGGGTAAGAAGAATGCCAACTACGAATCCATACTCTCCTCAAACCCGGACATAGTACTGGTGGGTCATGGAGGCACTGTGGATGATGTCAACGAGATACAGGAGAAATTCGGTGAAGTTCCAGTTCTGGATGTTGAGGGTGACAACAACCTCACTGACATAGTCTCAGCCATCAGTTTCGTTGGTAAGGTTACTGGAGAAACAGGTAAAGCCGACAATCTCACAGCCTTCTACAAAAACGTCCTGAACCAGGTTAACACCACGGTGTCCACCATACCTGAGAATGAGAAGAAAAAGGTGTACTACGCAAAGGACTCCACAGGTCTTAAAACCTACGCCCCAGGTTCACCCCAGACCCAGCTCATAAGTATCTGCGGTGGAACCAACGTTGTACAGGCCCCTGTGTCCAAGGGTGGAATGGGAGTTTCAATGGAACTCATACTTCAGTGGAACCCCGACATTATCATCACAAGCAGTTCTGATTTCTACAATGGTGTATATTCAAACGCCCAGTGGCAGAACATAACCGCAGTTAAGAACAAGCAGGTTTACCTGGCACCACAGTCTCCATTCAACTGGTTTGAAGGACCACCAGGAGCCAACACAATCATAGGCATACCATGGACAGCCAAGGTACTCTACCCTGACAAGTTCAAGGACCTGGACATGAACAGTCTTACAAAGGAGTTCTACTCAGAATTCTACCACTACAACCTGACCGATGGACAGGTGTCCAGTGTACTGAGCTCCTCTGGATTGAATCAGGCTTAAAATGGGTGAGAGATTGTTCAAAGAGAAAATCAGGGAAAGGGTAGCATCACATGAGGTATCTGCAGTATTTCTAATGGTAGTTGCCCTGATCATCCTGTTCTTCCTCTCATTTCTTTTTGGAAGATATCCCCTGTCTCTGAGTGAGGTTGTACTGGCAGTGGCTTCCAAGCTGGGCCTTGTAAGCTTCACACTGCCCCCTGCAGTGGACACCATCATCTTCCAGATAAGGTTTCCAAGGATAGTGGCTGCCATGATGATAGGAGCAGCCCTGTCCATTGCAGGTGCATGTTTTCAGGGACTCTTCCAGAACCCCCTGGTTTCCCCGGATAAGTTAGGTGTTTCAGCAGGTGCAGGCTTCGGTGCTGCCCTTGCAATACTATTTTCAGCCAGTGTGTTCATGACACAGATGTTCGCCTTCTTCTGGGGCCTTGTGGCTGTTGGATTAACCTACTTCATTGCAAGGGCATTTAAGGGCACCTCCATGCTGACGCTGGTGCTCTGCGGTATCGCAATAGCTTCAATGTTTTCTGCACTCCTGTCCCTAATCAAGTACGTTGCGGATCCCTATGGACAGCTGCAGACCATAGTTTTCTGGCTCATGGGAAGCCTTGCAGCTGTTAACAATCAGGATCTCATCATAATGGGTGTTCCAATATTGATAGGAACTGCAATCCTTTTAATGGTAAGGTGGAGGATGAACGTTATTTCAATGGGTGAGGAAGAGGCCCAAACCCTGGGAATAAATATAAAAAGAATGCAGGGACTTATAATTGTCTGCTGTACCGTGGTGACAGCATCGTCAATCAGCATATGTGGAATCATTGGATGGATCGGACTTGTGATACCCCACATAACCAGGATGATAGTGGGTCCTGATCACAAGGTACTTCTACCTGCAAGCATAGTTCTTGGAGCTTTCTTCCTCCTTCTCATAGATGATGTGGCCAGAACAGTGGCCCTGGTTGAAATTCCCCTGGGAATCTTAACAGCCCTCATAGGTGCACCCTTCTTCATTTACCTTCTTATTAAGAGCAGGGAGGTTTGGTCATGAGCGATTTACTTGAAATGGTGGATGGGACCTTCTCCTACAATGGAAGGGAAAACATATTCGAGGACATCAACTTCTCCCTGAAGAAGGGGGATGTTTTCTGTATTTTAGGTGCCAATGGAACTGGTAAAACAACCATGCTCAAGTGTTTGAATGGACTCATGAAGCTGAACTCAGGCTCTGTACTTCTGAATGGACGTAACATTTACTCAATGGATCACTCTGAGATAGCCAGAAACGTAGGTTACATACCCCAGATGCACAACTCCACATTTCCCTTCACTGTTCTGGATGTGGTTCTCATGGGAAGGGCACCCCACCTTGACATCTTCTCCTCACCAACTGAGAAGGATGTGAAGATAGCTGAGGATTCCATGAAGTCCCTGAACATCTTTCACATGAGGGACAAACCCTACACAGAGATCAGTGGCGGTGAGCAGCAGCTTGTCTTCATTGCAAGGGTTCTGACCCAGGAACCGGATGTTCTTCTTCTGGATGAACCCACCTCCCACCTTGACTTTGGTAACCAGATAAGAACACTCAACATAATAGAAAGATTGGCTAAGAAGGGCTTTTCCGTTGTGATGTCCTCCCACTTCCCTGATCATGCCTTCATATCCGCCAACAAGGTGGCGATAATGAAGGGAAAGAATTTCATTGACATGGGCACTCCAGATGAGGTGATAACAGAAGAGAACATGGAAAGGGCCTACGGTATCAAGGTGAAGATTGTGGATATAGACAATAGAACTGCTTGTATTCCTTTAAAGATATAGTGATACGAATAAAAATTCAAGTCCATCCAATGTTTTAGCTCGTTACAAATAAAATATTACTAACTTCGATAGATCTTGAGGTTCGGTTCTATGAAATTTGGAGATTACAGGTTCAATTTGCAGGAACTTGCAGGAGCCACAGGAGATTACGGAACTCTTCTTCCCTTAGCTATAGGTTACATCGTGGTTTGTGGCCTGGATCCCACAGGATTTCTGGTTATGATGGGTATCGCAACCATTGTAACAGGCCTTTATTTTAAACTCCCAATGCCTATTGAACCCATGAAAGCCCTGGCAGTTTTTGCAATAGCATCCAGATGGGAGCCCTCTTTGATATACGCCTCAGGAATTGCAATGGGAATTGTCTGGCTGTTCATCGGAGCAACGGGTTTAATGACGTGGTTTGCCAGGATAACTCCGAAATCAGTAGTTCAGGGTATTCAGGCTTCACTGGCACTGTTATTGGCAATCGAAGCCCTTAAGTTCATTCAAGATGGATGGATACTGGCCATCGTAAGTATGATCATAATTTTAGCTTTCCGAAACAACAAATACGCCCCAGCAGCCATTATCTTACTTATAATGGGGATTGTCATGATGTTCTTCCAGGGCACACTCCTTTACATTGGAGGTCCTCATTTAACCCTCCCCCATCCAGTTAGTTTTTCAGTTGATCAAATTTGGGGTTCTCTTGTTGCTGTTGGTTTTGCTCAAATACCGTTGACAGCTACAAATGCAGTGATAGCAACTGCCATTCTTATAAAGGAGTACTTCCCTGAAAAAACAGTTTCAGAGAAGAAGATTAGTCTGAGCATTGGTTTTATGAACGTAACCCTACCTTTTTTTGGAGGCATGCCCCTGTGTCATGGTGCAGGAGGTCTTGCAGGCCAATATTACTTTGGAGCAAGAACTGGTGGGGCAAATATCATGGAAGGAATTATTTACATCATTTTAGGGCTTTTCTTTGCAGGATCAATAGTTGTGCTTTTTAAAGGATTTCCAGGGGCAATAATTGGGGCCATGATGATCATGGTGAGTGTTGGATTGTTAAAATTTGCCAAAGACCTCAAACCTCAAAGATCTGTTTTACCCCTAATTATCACGGTTTTGGGTTCACTACTGGCAAATATGGCAGTGGGATTTGTTGCAGGGATGGTAAGCCATTACATCCTTGACAGAATATTCCCAGAAAAATTAGATATTAAATCTTAGAACACATGCACTGCAGACACTTTAAAGTACATCCAAACAGACGATCCTACTGTAATTCCAAGGTCTGTAAGGGATTCATGAGTTATAAACACGGTGAATAATTCGCCAGCATTTATTACAAGCCTTATCAATGATCCCGTGTCAATTATCTCCTGAACTTCTCCCTGGATAACGTTTCTTGCGCTGATCTTCACTTTTTCTTTGGATACAGTGATTTCATCGGGCCTTATGCTGATGTTCACATGGCCCCTTTTTTCAGTTAACGTGAATAGGGTTATTGTATCTGTTTTTATGCTGACCAATCCATCTCTGCTTTCTTCGGCTTCGCCACCCATGACATTTTCAATTCCAACGAAGTCTGCTACAAATTTGTTTTTTGGCTTTCTAAATACCTCATCGGGTGTTCCAGACTGTAAAATTTGACCATCGTTCAGTATAACCATTTTATCTGCAAGTTTCTGGCCCTGGGAAAGGTCATGGGTGGTCATTATAACTGTGGTTTCAAACTCATCGTTGATCTTCAGGATCAACTCTTCCATCTTCTTCGTGGATATGGGGTCAAGGTTTGCAGTGGGTTCATCAAGTAAAAGCAGCTTAGGATCCGTAATCATTGCTCTTGCAAGTGCAAGTCTTTGAGTTTCGCCACCGGATAATTTAAGTGCATTTCTATCCTCGTAACCCCTGAGCCCGATGGTTTCGAGGGTTTCCTTCACCCTGGTTTCAATATTCTTTTTATCTCCCCGGATCTTTAAACCGAAAGCCACGTTATCATAGACACTCGCCTTAAAGGCAAGTGGCTTTTGAAAAACCATTCCTATCTGTCTTCTTATTTTTAAACGCAAATTAGGGGATGCATTCGCGTTGATCCCTTCAAAGTACACTGTTCCGGATGATGGTTTTTCCAGCAGGTCGATTAATCTGAGCAGAACAGTTTTTCCAGATCCAGTTGGTCCTACGAGTGCTGTGCTGGCGCCTTTTTTAAATTTTATGTTTATATCCTTGAGAACATGGAGATCTTCGTAATTTTTGTGTATATT is a genomic window of Methanobacterium congolense containing:
- a CDS encoding putative sulfate/molybdate transporter, producing MKFGDYRFNLQELAGATGDYGTLLPLAIGYIVVCGLDPTGFLVMMGIATIVTGLYFKLPMPIEPMKALAVFAIASRWEPSLIYASGIAMGIVWLFIGATGLMTWFARITPKSVVQGIQASLALLLAIEALKFIQDGWILAIVSMIIILAFRNNKYAPAAIILLIMGIVMMFFQGTLLYIGGPHLTLPHPVSFSVDQIWGSLVAVGFAQIPLTATNAVIATAILIKEYFPEKTVSEKKISLSIGFMNVTLPFFGGMPLCHGAGGLAGQYYFGARTGGANIMEGIIYIILGLFFAGSIVVLFKGFPGAIIGAMMIMVSVGLLKFAKDLKPQRSVLPLIITVLGSLLANMAVGFVAGMVSHYILDRIFPEKLDIKS
- a CDS encoding FecCD family ABC transporter permease, which codes for MGERLFKEKIRERVASHEVSAVFLMVVALIILFFLSFLFGRYPLSLSEVVLAVASKLGLVSFTLPPAVDTIIFQIRFPRIVAAMMIGAALSIAGACFQGLFQNPLVSPDKLGVSAGAGFGAALAILFSASVFMTQMFAFFWGLVAVGLTYFIARAFKGTSMLTLVLCGIAIASMFSALLSLIKYVADPYGQLQTIVFWLMGSLAAVNNQDLIIMGVPILIGTAILLMVRWRMNVISMGEEEAQTLGINIKRMQGLIIVCCTVVTASSISICGIIGWIGLVIPHITRMIVGPDHKVLLPASIVLGAFFLLLIDDVARTVALVEIPLGILTALIGAPFFIYLLIKSREVWS
- a CDS encoding ABC transporter substrate-binding protein: MKSIKNPKVIVLIVIAVLAVIGVVVVATAYTGQGSNSGGQFTDMLGRSVDMPASVSKVYSLSATSTVLLYMLAPEKMVGWDSQRSESQNTYMSQEYSSLPVLGGGKKNANYESILSSNPDIVLVGHGGTVDDVNEIQEKFGEVPVLDVEGDNNLTDIVSAISFVGKVTGETGKADNLTAFYKNVLNQVNTTVSTIPENEKKKVYYAKDSTGLKTYAPGSPQTQLISICGGTNVVQAPVSKGGMGVSMELILQWNPDIIITSSSDFYNGVYSNAQWQNITAVKNKQVYLAPQSPFNWFEGPPGANTIIGIPWTAKVLYPDKFKDLDMNSLTKEFYSEFYHYNLTDGQVSSVLSSSGLNQA
- a CDS encoding ABC transporter ATP-binding protein, with the translated sequence MHMVELENIHKNYEDLHVLKDINIKFKKGASTALVGPTGSGKTVLLRLIDLLEKPSSGTVYFEGINANASPNLRLKIRRQIGMVFQKPLAFKASVYDNVAFGLKIRGDKKNIETRVKETLETIGLRGYEDRNALKLSGGETQRLALARAMITDPKLLLLDEPTANLDPISTKKMEELILKINDEFETTVIMTTHDLSQGQKLADKMVILNDGQILQSGTPDEVFRKPKNKFVADFVGIENVMGGEAEESRDGLVSIKTDTITLFTLTEKRGHVNISIRPDEITVSKEKVKISARNVIQGEVQEIIDTGSLIRLVINAGELFTVFITHESLTDLGITVGSSVWMYFKVSAVHVF
- a CDS encoding ABC transporter ATP-binding protein, producing MVMSDLLEMVDGTFSYNGRENIFEDINFSLKKGDVFCILGANGTGKTTMLKCLNGLMKLNSGSVLLNGRNIYSMDHSEIARNVGYIPQMHNSTFPFTVLDVVLMGRAPHLDIFSSPTEKDVKIAEDSMKSLNIFHMRDKPYTEISGGEQQLVFIARVLTQEPDVLLLDEPTSHLDFGNQIRTLNIIERLAKKGFSVVMSSHFPDHAFISANKVAIMKGKNFIDMGTPDEVITEENMERAYGIKVKIVDIDNRTACIPLKI